Proteins encoded together in one Rhizobium bangladeshense window:
- a CDS encoding GIY-YIG nuclease family protein — protein MAGYVYIITNQRNGTLYIGVTSDLERRIYEYREGLTPGFAWKYGCTRLVWYEEHWGIGSAIQREKSLKRWNRQWKIDLVEAMNPEWDDLYLTLW, from the coding sequence ATGGCAGGATATGTTTACATCATCACCAACCAGAGAAACGGCACCCTCTATATCGGCGTCACATCCGATCTTGAGCGCCGCATCTACGAGTATCGCGAAGGACTGACGCCGGGCTTTGCCTGGAAATATGGCTGCACCCGTCTCGTCTGGTACGAGGAGCATTGGGGCATCGGCAGCGCCATCCAGCGCGAGAAGTCACTGAAACGGTGGAACCGGCAATGGAAGATCGATCTGGTCGAAGCGATGAATCCCGAGTGGGACGATCTCTATCTTACGCTGTGGTGA
- a CDS encoding DUF1499 domain-containing protein, which translates to MAIRYDRPVSSAAHLSRLLGAFSLVLALAVLIAHRFGGLATPYLVLLLIAAAGWALLAAFLAAIGLRSLWMTGAEGGLAALAALIYAAFPLGIGAFAAERYLSLPAIYDVSTDPVAAPDWLSPPASDQIWLKRNPLVTPEDREKQMEAYPELTGRRYEGALDRVLEAVRKVAKQSGFVIVKSTGTTEPGRDLEDRPARPAPGDDAVTDAPGPVPVPTPRPYDDDVARLIRGANGVTLQATTRTLVLGLRFDMIIRLREEAETTFVDIRVASRYGQHDLGFSAAIAGDYLKALDSELLGIAGG; encoded by the coding sequence ATGGCCATCCGTTACGACCGTCCCGTTTCCAGCGCCGCCCATCTTTCGCGGCTCCTTGGAGCGTTTTCACTGGTTCTGGCGCTCGCCGTGCTGATCGCCCACCGCTTCGGCGGGCTCGCCACCCCCTATCTGGTGCTGCTTTTGATCGCCGCCGCCGGCTGGGCGCTGCTGGCCGCATTTCTGGCCGCAATCGGCCTGCGCAGCCTGTGGATGACGGGCGCCGAAGGCGGACTCGCCGCCCTGGCGGCGCTGATCTACGCCGCCTTTCCGCTCGGCATCGGCGCTTTCGCCGCCGAGCGCTACCTCAGCCTGCCCGCGATCTACGATGTCTCCACAGATCCGGTCGCCGCACCCGACTGGCTGTCGCCGCCGGCATCCGACCAGATCTGGCTGAAGCGCAACCCGCTCGTGACGCCGGAGGATCGCGAAAAGCAGATGGAGGCCTATCCCGAACTGACCGGCCGGCGCTATGAGGGGGCGCTCGACCGCGTGCTGGAGGCGGTGCGCAAGGTCGCCAAGCAGAGCGGCTTTGTGATCGTCAAGAGCACCGGCACGACCGAGCCGGGCCGCGATCTCGAGGACAGGCCGGCAAGGCCCGCCCCCGGCGACGACGCCGTGACCGATGCACCCGGCCCCGTTCCGGTGCCGACGCCGCGCCCCTATGACGACGATGTCGCCAGGCTGATCCGCGGCGCCAACGGCGTGACGCTGCAGGCGACCACCCGCACGCTGGTCCTCGGCCTGCGCTTCGATATGATCATCCGGCTGCGCGAAGAAGCCGAAACCACCTTCGTCGACATCCGCGTCGCCTCCCGCTACGGCCAGCACGACCTCGGCTTCAGCGCCGCCATCGCCGGCGATTACCTGAAGGCCCTTGACTCCGAACTCCTCGGGATTGCGGGTGGGTGA
- a CDS encoding peroxiredoxin-like family protein produces MGDQKRPLQPGNTAPAFELATANFDGTVSLADLSGRPFLIGFFRGLHCPFCRRQLEQLAGIEPTLRAAGVKIVAVINTPVERARLYFRHRPTPVTLLCDPDCRTHRAYGVPHAEFLPDGSSDQPEWPYRATMAQFQAARINPTGEFPEPVQPMEANTVLNAKDRFELVEADHAIFAKHGTQLVGHFLVDQNGTIAWARIESLDGPNSLCIFPSAAEIITAVGELRR; encoded by the coding sequence ATGGGAGACCAGAAGCGCCCGCTGCAACCCGGAAACACCGCGCCCGCGTTCGAACTCGCCACGGCCAATTTCGACGGAACGGTCTCCTTGGCCGATTTGAGCGGTCGGCCGTTCCTGATCGGCTTCTTTCGCGGGCTGCACTGCCCGTTCTGCCGGCGCCAGCTCGAACAGCTTGCCGGCATAGAGCCCACCTTGCGCGCCGCCGGGGTGAAGATCGTCGCCGTCATCAACACGCCGGTGGAACGGGCTCGCCTGTATTTCCGCCACCGGCCGACGCCGGTGACGCTGCTATGCGATCCCGACTGCCGCACGCATCGCGCCTATGGTGTGCCGCATGCCGAATTCCTGCCCGATGGGAGCAGCGATCAGCCGGAATGGCCTTATCGCGCGACGATGGCGCAGTTCCAGGCGGCGCGCATCAACCCCACCGGCGAGTTCCCGGAACCTGTCCAGCCGATGGAAGCCAACACGGTGCTCAATGCCAAGGACCGCTTCGAGCTTGTTGAAGCCGATCATGCGATCTTCGCCAAGCACGGCACACAGCTCGTCGGGCACTTCCTGGTCGATCAGAACGGCACCATCGCCTGGGCACGAATCGAGTCGCTGGACGGACCCAACAGCCTTTGCATCTTCCCGAGTGCCGCGGAGATTATCACTGCCGTGGGTGAGCTTCGACGCTGA
- a CDS encoding extracellular catalytic domain type 1 short-chain-length polyhydroxyalkanoate depolymerase translates to MKLGFTKSLSGLLKTRRRAARLLEKAWSPLRRKPSRPERPRLQTTPAFGSNPGRLVMKTFVPADLPSKPALVVVLHGCRQTPESLDAASGFSRLARERGFVVLYPQQTHSNNAHKCFNWFRPSEVARDRGEVLSVKQMIDHALKRHRADRTRVYIVGLSAGGAMTGSLVANYPDMFAGAAIVAGMPVGAVRDAMSALRAMKSGAALPSDGWGARIAEISPRRRSWPPISIWQGTADRTVNPANARACVDQWLEANAVDRSSVRVERKPWGELSSWNAGGARRVSLYSIHGMGHGLPVKSRKPAPSGSTDPFVLTADISAPVELMRLWRLPTR, encoded by the coding sequence TTGAAGCTCGGCTTCACCAAATCGCTGTCGGGATTGCTGAAGACGCGACGGAGAGCCGCGCGCTTGTTGGAGAAGGCATGGAGCCCGCTTCGCCGCAAGCCGTCCAGGCCGGAGCGACCGAGGCTCCAGACGACCCCCGCATTTGGCAGCAACCCCGGAAGGCTTGTGATGAAGACCTTCGTGCCCGCCGATCTGCCAAGCAAGCCGGCCCTTGTGGTGGTGCTTCATGGATGCCGGCAGACGCCGGAAAGCCTGGACGCCGCCAGCGGCTTCTCGAGACTGGCCAGGGAGAGAGGCTTCGTGGTGCTTTATCCGCAGCAGACCCACAGCAACAATGCCCACAAATGCTTCAACTGGTTCCGTCCGAGCGAGGTCGCTCGCGATCGCGGCGAGGTGCTTTCCGTCAAGCAGATGATTGACCATGCCCTCAAACGACATCGAGCCGATCGCACGCGCGTTTACATTGTCGGCCTTTCTGCCGGCGGAGCGATGACAGGTTCATTGGTCGCCAACTATCCCGATATGTTTGCCGGTGCCGCTATCGTCGCCGGAATGCCGGTTGGCGCCGTGCGCGATGCAATGTCAGCGTTGCGGGCGATGAAATCCGGCGCGGCACTGCCTTCGGATGGCTGGGGAGCAAGGATTGCCGAAATCTCCCCTCGCCGACGGTCCTGGCCGCCGATCAGCATCTGGCAGGGGACTGCGGATCGCACGGTCAACCCGGCAAATGCGAGGGCTTGCGTCGATCAATGGCTTGAAGCGAACGCCGTTGATCGAAGCAGCGTCCGTGTCGAGAGGAAGCCTTGGGGCGAGTTGTCCTCCTGGAACGCCGGCGGTGCACGCCGCGTATCGCTCTACTCAATCCATGGCATGGGGCACGGTCTTCCCGTCAAGAGCCGAAAGCCGGCCCCCTCCGGATCGACAGATCCATTCGTGTTGACAGCGGACATCTCGGCTCCGGTCGAACTGATGCGTCTGTGGCGTCTGCCAACGCGGTAG
- a CDS encoding NUDIX hydrolase, giving the protein MLHAHDQSNSTISIVRDVQQAGAICYRRNGSGQLRILLVGSRRNGRWGVPKGNLDPGETTSAAARRESFEEAGVVGDVEATAFGSFSYRKDSSPHHYHVTVHLLHVVEAQLDFPEKGTRKQKWFPLKVAIRDAAQPGLKALLSRLEGVVL; this is encoded by the coding sequence ATGCTCCACGCTCACGATCAATCCAACTCGACAATCTCAATCGTCCGCGATGTTCAGCAGGCCGGCGCGATCTGTTATCGAAGAAACGGAAGCGGGCAGCTTCGCATCCTTCTCGTGGGAAGTCGTCGGAATGGACGATGGGGCGTTCCGAAAGGCAATCTCGACCCGGGCGAGACAACATCTGCAGCGGCAAGGCGGGAATCTTTCGAGGAAGCGGGCGTCGTTGGCGATGTGGAGGCGACAGCTTTCGGTTCGTTCAGCTACCGCAAAGACAGCTCGCCGCATCACTACCATGTCACCGTTCATCTGCTGCACGTCGTCGAGGCGCAACTTGATTTCCCCGAGAAGGGCACGCGCAAACAGAAATGGTTTCCTTTGAAAGTCGCGATCCGCGATGCGGCACAGCCCGGCTTGAAGGCTCTGCTTTCCAGGCTTGAAGGCGTGGTCCTTTGA
- a CDS encoding SDR family oxidoreductase, with the protein MSGGTFSLLIIGGYGSFGGRLAQLLGEEPRLRLLIAGRSLEKADDFVFDMRSPKGGAGRLGSNDLGAWLQAVAFDRDGDLQEQLTRLRPDLVVDASGPFQSFTGDGYKLVRACIDLGIDYADLADSTGFVAGVSGLDAEAKAKGIFVLSGLSSLPALSFAALQAMAPHFSRIESVAAGIAPSAHVKIGLNVVRAIASYAGKPVAVLREGQPAEGRGLIDEMRVAIAPPGAAPLASRTFLLVDAPDLALLPQHIAGLQSTFTGVGTEPQALQRLLSLAARLVKLRLLPSLIPFARLVQAASHRFALGAHRGGMFVRLGGLDHEGRRLTADWSLIAEGDDGPFIPVLGVEVLVRRLLKGQRPESGARPAAGELPLADFEEAFSRFSITSGIRLDYQEEAQPLYRRILGDAWEKLPPALAAIHGGGTRLASGRARIERGRGLFARLVAGIIGFPAAGEDVPVAVRFVADGEKEIWTRSFGGKTFRSWQAAGTGGERHLIAEVFGPFRVLLALVPEGQKLRLIVRGWRLCGIPLPLFLAPGGETYEEERDGRFHFHVEIGGRLTGLVVRYSGWLVLE; encoded by the coding sequence ATGAGCGGCGGCACCTTTTCCCTGCTGATCATCGGCGGCTACGGCAGCTTCGGCGGCCGGCTCGCCCAGCTGCTCGGCGAGGAACCCAGGCTCCGGTTGCTGATTGCCGGGCGCTCGCTCGAAAAGGCCGATGATTTCGTCTTCGATATGCGATCGCCGAAAGGGGGCGCCGGGCGGCTGGGCAGCAACGATCTCGGGGCGTGGCTGCAGGCGGTCGCCTTCGATCGCGATGGTGATCTCCAGGAGCAGCTGACGCGGCTGAGGCCCGATCTCGTCGTCGATGCCTCCGGGCCGTTCCAGAGCTTCACCGGCGATGGCTACAAGCTGGTGCGGGCCTGCATCGACCTCGGCATCGATTATGCCGATCTCGCCGACAGCACCGGCTTTGTCGCCGGCGTCAGCGGGCTCGATGCTGAGGCCAAGGCCAAGGGCATCTTTGTGCTGTCGGGGCTGAGCAGCCTGCCGGCGCTCTCCTTCGCGGCGCTGCAGGCGATGGCGCCGCATTTCTCCCGCATCGAAAGCGTGGCGGCCGGCATTGCCCCGTCGGCGCATGTGAAGATCGGCCTCAATGTCGTCAGGGCGATCGCAAGTTATGCCGGCAAGCCGGTGGCGGTGCTGCGCGAGGGGCAGCCGGCCGAGGGACGCGGGCTGATCGATGAGATGCGGGTGGCGATCGCGCCGCCCGGTGCGGCGCCGCTCGCCAGCCGGACGTTCCTGCTGGTCGATGCACCGGATCTGGCGCTGCTGCCGCAGCACATTGCCGGGCTGCAATCCACCTTTACCGGCGTCGGCACCGAGCCGCAGGCGCTGCAGCGGCTGCTGAGCCTTGCCGCCCGGCTGGTGAAGCTGCGGCTGCTGCCCTCGCTCATTCCGTTCGCGCGGCTGGTGCAGGCCGCCAGCCACCGCTTCGCCCTTGGCGCCCATCGCGGCGGCATGTTCGTGCGCCTGGGCGGCCTCGATCATGAGGGGCGGCGGCTGACGGCCGACTGGTCGCTGATTGCCGAAGGTGATGACGGGCCGTTCATTCCGGTTCTCGGCGTCGAGGTGCTGGTGCGCCGGCTGCTCAAAGGCCAGCGGCCGGAAAGCGGCGCACGGCCGGCGGCGGGGGAATTGCCGCTTGCGGATTTCGAGGAGGCCTTCAGCCGGTTCTCGATCACATCAGGCATCCGGCTGGATTACCAGGAAGAGGCGCAGCCGCTGTACCGGCGCATCCTCGGCGACGCCTGGGAGAAGCTGCCGCCGGCGCTGGCGGCGATCCATGGCGGCGGCACCCGGCTTGCCTCCGGCCGGGCGCGCATCGAGCGCGGCCGCGGGCTCTTCGCCCGGCTCGTCGCCGGCATCATCGGCTTTCCCGCCGCCGGCGAGGATGTGCCGGTCGCGGTGCGCTTTGTCGCGGATGGCGAGAAGGAGATCTGGACGCGGTCTTTCGGGGGCAAGACATTCCGCAGCTGGCAGGCGGCGGGCACCGGCGGCGAGCGCCACCTGATCGCCGAGGTGTTCGGGCCGTTCCGGGTGCTTTTGGCGCTGGTGCCGGAGGGGCAGAAGCTCAGGCTCATCGTGCGCGGCTGGCGTTTGTGCGGCATTCCGCTGCCGCTGTTTCTGGCGCCCGGCGGCGAAACTTACGAGGAGGAGCGCGACGGGCGCTTCCATTTCCATGTCGAGATAGGCGGGCGGCTGACGGGGCTGGTGGTGCGGTATTCGGGGTGGCTGGTGCTGGAGTGA
- a CDS encoding thiol-disulfide oxidoreductase DCC family protein, which translates to MGRADYSYRNDPAVPAFADDRPLIVFDGECVFCSGWVKFALKHDRRQRYRFAAAQSPLGQALYRHYGLDCRDYETNILIEGGRAFFKSDGSIRMVAGLGFPYSLVKLFRLLPRRAADALYEFIARNRLKIAGRQSCMVPTPEQRGRFIT; encoded by the coding sequence ATGGGCCGCGCCGATTACAGCTATCGCAACGATCCCGCCGTTCCCGCCTTTGCCGATGACCGGCCGCTGATCGTCTTCGATGGCGAATGCGTCTTCTGCTCCGGCTGGGTGAAATTCGCGCTGAAACACGACAGGCGGCAGCGCTACCGGTTTGCCGCGGCGCAGTCGCCGCTCGGGCAAGCGCTCTACCGCCATTACGGGCTCGATTGCCGCGATTACGAAACCAATATCCTCATCGAAGGCGGCCGCGCCTTCTTCAAGTCGGATGGCTCGATCCGCATGGTGGCGGGGCTCGGTTTTCCCTATTCGCTGGTGAAGCTGTTCCGGCTCCTGCCGCGGCGCGCAGCCGACGCGCTTTATGAATTCATCGCCCGCAACCGGCTGAAGATCGCCGGCCGCCAGAGCTGCATGGTGCCGACGCCGGAGCAGCGCGGCCGCTTCATCACATGA
- a CDS encoding MBL fold metallo-hydrolase — protein sequence MESPAFDLAFEPAYGRAVPVAPDILRITAENPGPFTFFGTNSYLVGSSSLGVIDPGPEDEAHYQALMAAIGGREVTHIFVSHTHRDHSPLARRLQAETGAVTVGQGPHRPARRLREGEINPFAESSDMEFVPDIALGDGETISGDGWSLTAVLTPGHTANHAAFALEGREILFSGDHVMAWSTSIVAPPDGAMADYMASLDRLITREDALLFPGHGGPVTEPRRFLPALKAHRLGREQAVLARVAAGDREISEMVKAIYRDTDPKLHGAAALSVLAHIEHLIERGEIAADGPPSLAARYRPA from the coding sequence ATGGAAAGTCCCGCATTCGACCTTGCTTTCGAGCCGGCCTATGGGCGCGCCGTGCCAGTTGCTCCTGATATCTTGCGCATCACGGCGGAAAATCCCGGGCCGTTCACCTTTTTCGGCACCAACAGCTATCTCGTCGGCTCTTCCTCGCTTGGCGTCATCGATCCCGGGCCGGAGGACGAGGCGCATTATCAGGCGCTGATGGCGGCGATCGGCGGGCGGGAGGTGACGCATATCTTCGTCAGTCACACCCATCGCGATCACTCGCCGCTCGCCCGCCGGCTGCAGGCGGAAACGGGGGCGGTGACGGTGGGGCAAGGGCCGCACCGACCGGCGCGGCGGCTGCGGGAGGGCGAGATCAATCCCTTTGCCGAGAGCTCGGATATGGAGTTCGTGCCGGATATCGCGCTCGGCGACGGCGAGACGATTTCGGGCGATGGCTGGTCGCTGACAGCGGTGCTGACGCCGGGGCATACGGCCAATCATGCCGCCTTCGCGCTCGAGGGCCGCGAGATCCTGTTCTCCGGCGATCATGTCATGGCCTGGTCGACCTCGATCGTCGCGCCGCCGGATGGGGCGATGGCGGATTACATGGCTTCGCTCGACAGGCTGATTACGCGCGAGGATGCCCTGCTCTTTCCCGGCCATGGCGGGCCGGTGACGGAGCCCCGCCGTTTCCTGCCGGCGCTGAAGGCGCATCGGCTGGGGCGCGAGCAGGCGGTGCTGGCGCGGGTCGCGGCCGGCGATCGAGAGATATCGGAGATGGTGAAGGCGATCTATCGCGATACCGATCCGAAGCTGCATGGGGCGGCGGCGCTTTCCGTGCTCGCCCATATCGAGCATCTCATCGAGCGCGGCGAGATCGCGGCGGATGGGCCGCCTTCGCTTGCCGCGCGCTACCGGCCGGCGTAA
- a CDS encoding type I restriction-modification system subunit M, translating into MAKENNGDLGFTAELFRAADKLRGNLEPSEYKHVALGLIFLKYISDAFDGLHAKLEADEYANAEDPEEYLAENVFWVPREARWSHLQASAKRPEIGKLIDEAMEAIERFPSNEGLKGVLPKNYARPTLNKTMLGELIDLFSNIGLHDSSDTAKDLLGRVYEYFLSGFASSEGKRGGEFFTPRSVVRTLVEMLEPYKGRVYDPCCGSGGMFVQSEKFIEGHGGRRNDIAVYGQEINHTTWRLAKMNLAVQGIDADIRWNNEGSFHRDELPDLKADFILANPPFNISDWGGERLADDARWKFGKPPNGNANFGWLQHIIHHLAPRGTAGVVLANGSMSSQQSGEGEIRKAMIEADQVDCMVALPGQLFYSTQIPACLWILARDKSANGHRDRRGEILFIDARKRGFMVDRVRREFTAEDVEKIAGVYHRWRSKPEMRAKHGWADYVDEPGFCKSASLEEVRSHGHVLTPGRYVAAADAEDDGVSFAEKLEGLRETLDIQFQDGERLNAIIRLVLGQIP; encoded by the coding sequence GTGGCAAAAGAGAATAATGGTGACCTCGGCTTCACGGCCGAGCTTTTTAGGGCTGCAGATAAGCTTAGGGGCAATTTGGAGCCCTCGGAATACAAACATGTGGCGCTCGGCCTCATCTTCTTGAAATACATCTCCGATGCCTTTGATGGTCTTCATGCCAAGCTTGAGGCAGACGAATATGCCAATGCGGAAGACCCGGAGGAATATCTTGCGGAGAATGTCTTCTGGGTCCCGAGAGAGGCCCGCTGGAGCCATCTTCAGGCCAGTGCTAAGCGACCCGAGATCGGCAAGCTGATCGATGAGGCGATGGAGGCTATCGAGCGCTTCCCGTCGAACGAGGGGCTGAAGGGTGTTCTGCCGAAGAACTACGCTCGCCCAACGCTGAACAAAACCATGTTGGGGGAACTGATCGACCTATTCTCCAACATCGGGCTGCACGATTCCTCCGACACGGCGAAGGATTTGCTGGGCCGAGTCTACGAGTATTTCCTCTCCGGTTTCGCCAGCTCCGAAGGCAAGCGCGGTGGCGAGTTCTTCACACCGCGGTCCGTGGTGCGCACCCTTGTTGAGATGCTGGAGCCGTACAAGGGTCGCGTCTATGATCCCTGCTGCGGCTCAGGCGGCATGTTCGTACAGTCGGAAAAGTTCATCGAGGGGCATGGCGGGCGGCGCAATGACATTGCCGTCTATGGACAGGAGATCAACCACACCACCTGGCGCTTGGCCAAGATGAACCTCGCCGTGCAGGGCATCGATGCCGATATCCGCTGGAACAACGAGGGCAGCTTTCATCGCGATGAGTTGCCGGACCTGAAGGCCGATTTCATCCTCGCAAACCCGCCCTTCAATATTTCAGATTGGGGCGGCGAGCGGCTGGCGGATGATGCCCGCTGGAAGTTTGGCAAGCCGCCAAATGGCAATGCCAACTTTGGCTGGCTGCAGCACATCATCCATCACCTTGCCCCGCGCGGAACGGCTGGCGTGGTGCTGGCCAATGGCTCTATGTCCTCGCAACAATCTGGTGAAGGTGAGATCCGCAAGGCGATGATCGAAGCGGATCAGGTGGATTGCATGGTGGCCCTGCCGGGCCAGCTCTTTTATTCCACCCAGATCCCCGCCTGTCTCTGGATCTTGGCCCGCGACAAGAGCGCCAATGGCCACCGCGACCGGCGCGGCGAAATCCTCTTCATCGACGCCCGCAAGAGGGGCTTCATGGTGGACCGTGTACGCCGCGAGTTCACGGCAGAGGATGTCGAGAAGATCGCTGGCGTCTATCATCGGTGGCGCTCGAAGCCGGAAATGCGGGCGAAACATGGCTGGGCGGACTATGTGGACGAGCCGGGTTTCTGCAAATCCGCCAGCCTGGAAGAGGTGCGGAGCCACGGCCACGTACTGACGCCGGGCCGCTATGTGGCTGCTGCGGATGCGGAGGATGATGGGGTTTCGTTTGCGGAGAAGCTTGAGGGGTTACGAGAAACATTGGACATACAGTTCCAAGATGGCGAGCGGCTAAATGCAATAATCCGCCTTGTGTTGGGGCAAATCCCATGA
- a CDS encoding restriction endonuclease subunit S, which produces MTASFPHRALAEVTVNFDAKRRPVKSADRKPGPFPYYGAQGIADHVHDYIFDGEYMLVAEDGENLRSRKEPIALLAKGKFWVNNHAHILQGNKQADTRFLYYAINLADISGYVTGSTIPKLSQSSLNRVMVPCPSLEEQMQIVRLLGSLDDKIELNRRMNETLEAMAQAIFRDWFVDFGPTRRKLEGATDPLTIMGGLVQDTERAQALADLFPTALGDDELPEGWNETTLQSYASLNPESWSPKTAPDQVEYVDLANTKWGTIESTSVYSWEDAPSRARRIVRSGDTIVGTVRPGNGSYAFVGRSGLTASTGFAVLRPKQPVFNELVNCAATSPENIQRLEKLADGGAYPAVKPEVVIATTLPLVPSDVASGFSGFAAPMFAKMESSKEENRTLAATRDLLLPKLMSGEIRLSEAEGLMEAAQ; this is translated from the coding sequence ATGACCGCATCATTCCCCCATCGGGCATTAGCGGAAGTGACAGTGAACTTCGACGCCAAGCGTCGTCCAGTAAAATCGGCTGACCGCAAGCCTGGTCCGTTCCCGTATTATGGCGCTCAAGGCATTGCAGACCACGTTCACGATTACATCTTTGATGGCGAATACATGTTGGTGGCCGAAGATGGCGAGAACTTGCGCTCCCGAAAAGAACCTATCGCACTGCTGGCAAAGGGTAAATTTTGGGTAAATAATCATGCCCACATCCTACAAGGCAATAAGCAGGCCGACACACGTTTTTTGTACTACGCCATCAACCTGGCAGACATCTCGGGATACGTGACTGGTTCGACCATCCCGAAGCTTTCGCAGAGCAGCCTCAACCGTGTGATGGTTCCTTGCCCCTCGTTAGAAGAGCAAATGCAGATTGTTCGACTACTCGGCTCTTTGGACGACAAGATCGAACTGAATCGGCGAATGAACGAGACGCTGGAGGCGATGGCGCAAGCGATCTTCCGCGACTGGTTCGTGGATTTCGGCCCCACCCGCCGCAAGCTTGAAGGCGCAACCGATCCGCTCACCATTATGGGCGGCCTCGTGCAGGACACTGAGCGGGCACAAGCCCTTGCCGATCTATTCCCAACTGCGCTTGGGGATGATGAACTGCCGGAGGGGTGGAACGAGACCACCCTTCAAAGTTACGCTTCTCTGAATCCCGAAAGTTGGAGCCCGAAAACAGCTCCAGATCAGGTCGAGTATGTTGACCTTGCAAATACCAAGTGGGGAACGATCGAAAGCACCTCCGTGTACAGTTGGGAAGACGCCCCAAGCCGAGCGCGGCGCATCGTCCGATCTGGGGATACGATTGTCGGCACAGTCAGACCGGGCAATGGTTCCTACGCTTTTGTGGGGCGCAGCGGTTTAACTGCAAGTACCGGCTTCGCCGTTCTTCGCCCGAAGCAACCTGTTTTCAATGAGCTTGTGAACTGTGCTGCGACGTCGCCTGAGAACATTCAGAGGTTGGAAAAGCTTGCCGACGGCGGAGCGTATCCCGCTGTCAAGCCCGAGGTTGTTATCGCGACCACACTGCCGTTGGTTCCTAGCGATGTGGCGTCAGGCTTTTCCGGCTTCGCAGCTCCCATGTTTGCAAAAATGGAGTCATCCAAAGAGGAAAACCGGACCCTTGCAGCCACCCGCGACCTTCTCCTCCCCAAGCTGATGTCCGGCGAAATCCGTCTATCCGAGGCGGAAGGCCTGATGGAGGCGGCGCAGTGA